Proteins encoded within one genomic window of Solibaculum mannosilyticum:
- a CDS encoding energy-coupling factor transporter ATPase: MPQMIETKDLTFQYQIEGEESCLVLNGINLSIEQGQFVAFLGHNGSGKSTLAKHFNAMLLPSGGSCLVLGMDTMDGEKKYDIRQSVGMVLQNPDNQMVATIVEEDVAFAPENLGVEPEEIRRRVDDALKAVDMYEYRHHDCYRLSGGQKQRVAIAGVIAMQPKCIVLDEPTAMLDPKGRSEVMSTIRALNKDLGITVVLITHYMEEAVQADRVVVVDDGQILLDGTPREVFSQVKLLKSVELDVPQATRLLYRLEEAGVQGLPKGVLDDEECIEVLSHYLEVHGCR; this comes from the coding sequence ATGCCACAGATGATTGAAACAAAAGATTTGACCTTCCAGTATCAGATTGAAGGGGAAGAGAGCTGCCTTGTGCTCAATGGGATCAACTTATCCATTGAGCAGGGGCAGTTTGTGGCTTTTTTGGGGCATAACGGCTCGGGAAAGTCCACCTTGGCCAAGCACTTTAACGCGATGCTATTGCCGTCCGGAGGCAGCTGCCTTGTGCTGGGCATGGATACGATGGATGGAGAAAAGAAGTACGACATCCGCCAATCGGTGGGGATGGTGCTGCAAAATCCCGACAACCAGATGGTAGCCACCATCGTGGAGGAGGATGTGGCTTTTGCGCCGGAGAACCTGGGCGTGGAGCCGGAAGAGATCCGCCGCAGGGTGGACGATGCCCTCAAGGCGGTGGATATGTATGAGTACCGGCATCACGACTGTTATCGTCTGTCCGGCGGGCAGAAGCAGCGTGTGGCCATTGCCGGCGTCATCGCCATGCAGCCCAAATGCATCGTTCTGGACGAACCCACCGCCATGCTGGATCCCAAAGGGCGCAGCGAGGTGATGTCCACCATCCGGGCCCTCAATAAGGATTTGGGCATCACGGTGGTGCTCATCACCCACTACATGGAGGAGGCCGTGCAGGCCGACCGGGTGGTGGTGGTGGACGACGGACAAATTCTGCTGGACGGAACGCCACGGGAGGTATTCTCCCAGGTGAAACTATTGAAATCGGTGGAGCTGGACGTCCCCCAGGCCACCCGATTGCTGTATCGGCTGGAGGAGGCCGGGGTCCAGGGCTTACCCAAAGGGGTGCTGGACGACGAGGAATGCATTGAGGTGCTTTCCCATTATCTGGAGGTGCACGGATGCCGCTGA